In Candidatus Sulfotelmatobacter sp., the genomic stretch GAATCCCCACCAGCATGAGCGGCAGCGAGAGGATGATCGCCGCGATCGTGAGCCACGGCGACATACCGAGTGATACCTGCACCGCCACCAGCGCCGCCGCGCTGATCAAGGACCCCCAGATCACCCAGCGGATCGGGAAGTCGCCGCTGTCCATCGAGGCCATGGTGAGATTCCTGAAGGTCTTGACCAGCACCTTCCAGCGCAGCACCAGCGCGGTGAGTCCGCCGGCCACCAGCACGCCGGTCGCCGGCCACATGATCCACAGCAACATCTCGCGCCGCAGCATGTGAGGGACCCAGCCGCTGGCGAGCAGCCACGGCGGCATCAGCACCCAGGCGACAATGCAGCCGATCAGCATGCTGACCGTCACCCGGAAACCCACCAGCATGCCCGAGCCGAGCGAGAGCAGGCTCCAGCTGATGCCGACGTTCATCTTGGCGCCGTTGGCACTGAGCGGCAGCAGCTCGGGAATGCGGTACCACGCCTTGCCGATCAGGCGGGCATCCTCGCGAATGGCGAAGAGGACGGCCGAGAGCACGCCGCCCAGGGCCATCGAGCGCGCGGCGCTCTTTGATTCGTCGCCGCGTGAGTCGAGTACGATCAGGGTTTCTCCGGCCGCCACGCCGTCGGCGAAGGTGAGCTTTTCATCCACCACGAAGTGCTGGCGCATGGGCACCGACAGCAGCACCCCGAGGATGCCCGCGGTGGTGAGCCAGAGAAAGGCCATGGTGGGGGTGAGCACGAAGGTGAAGTGGGCACCCGGATCCATGCGCAGCATGTCGAACGCCGCCATCAGCACGCACAGGAAAGCGGTCTGCCCCGCCGAGGTCCCGGCGGTCTGGACGATGTTGTTCTCCCACCGATTGAAATTGCGAAAGGCGATGCCCAGCGCCAGGTAGCCGAAGAACGCGGACACCACCGATATGTTCGGGCCGAAGCCGAGCTTGAGCACGACGTAGGGATAGGAGCCGCCGATCACGGCCGCCACCACCATGGCGGTGATCAGCGAGCGAACGGTGAGCTCGCGGGCTCCGGCGGGGCGTTCGGCGGGTGCCAGGTCGGCGGCTGCGGCGTCGTGCATTCGCGGAGCATTACCACACGCAGGGGACACTGAAAACGCAGAATCGCCGTGCGGCCTGCCCGATTCGGGCTCGGGCGGTCGGTCCCCGCTCGCGCGCGTTGCGCCCGTCCTGATCGCGCGTCCTGCACGAGTGCGCGGAGGATCCGGCCGGCGCGTCGCGAAAACCCCCGATTCGCGCGAGCCTTCATGCAACCCGCACGTCCCGACCGGGCGAATTCGCCACCGCGCACGATTGGCCCCGTTCTTTCAAGACCGACGGTAGGCCGCGCGGCTTCATTCGCGCGACCCTGGGGGGAACACATCATGCGCCGAACAACGCTCCGCCATCTTAGCGGCCTCGCTTTGGCCATCACCGTGACCTTGGCGGCCGGCCGGGCCTCGGCCGATTGCTCGATCACGGGTGCGACCCAGATCTGCGGCTCGCCGGTCACTCTGTGCGGCCCGATCGACGCCTGGGACTTCCGCTGGACGTTCCCTGACGGGTCGACCGCTTCCGATCCCTGCATCACCGCGTCGACCGCGGGCGTCTATTCGCTGTCGGTGTTCGACGGGACCAACTGGTCGGCCCCGTGCACCACGACGATCACCTCGACGCCGCCGCCCGCCGCTCCGGCCATCGCCGGTCCGAGCAACGGCTGCACCGACAACACGGTCTCGCTGTGCGGGCCGGACGGCTTCGGTTATCAGTGGACCGGCCCATTCGGCTTCTTTGCCACCAGCTCCTGTGTGAACGTGTCGAATGCCGGCAGCTACCAGCTCAAGATCCGGACGCTGCCCGACGGGTGCTGGAGCACTCCCACCACCCAGGTCGTGACCTTCGCGGATTGCTCGCAGGTTCAGAACTGCCCGCGCCCGGCCTGGTGGTGGTCGGCCGAGTGTCCGAGCCGTGATCGCCGGGGCAATCGGATCGATGCCAACGTGCTGCTGCCGGTCGCCGATTGCGTCTCGAGCCACGCGCCGATGCTGAACAGCACCGACGCCGGCTTCTGCAGCGTCATGCAGGGTTGGCGGCGTTCGCTCCGCACCCGCGCCATCCGCCAGACCGCGGCGGTGTGGGCCAACGTGTGCGCGGGTCAGGCGGCTCTCGTCGCTCGCAATGGCCAGCCGATCGCGCTCGATCCTTCGACCCATGTGTCGCTGCCGAGCTACACCGGCACGGTGGCGTCGTTCCTCGACTTCGCGTCGTCGGAGCTGACCCGTCTCAATAGCACCAACGACCGGATTCGTACCGTGCGCGACTCTTATCGCTCGCTGATCCGCACCGCCTGGAACATCAATCACGGCCTCGGTATCGGACCGACTTGCTACACCAACCCGCCGGCGTCGAACGCTTCGACGTCGCCGGCCGCCGTGGACGACATGGACGCCCTGCTGGCTTCGGGCGCCGACCCCGAGCCGCTGTCCACCGAGATCATGGACGACCTCGATGGCCCGCTCACGCTCGGCACTTTCGAGCCCAACCCGTTCAGTTCGTCGACGCGGCTCGCCTTCGCGATATCGACCGCCAGCCCGGCCGACGTCACGATCGGTGTGTACGACATCAGCGGCCGTCTGGTTCGTCAGCTCACCAGCGGTACCCGTGCCCCCGGCCAGTACGAGATCACCTGGGACGGCCGGAAGGATGACGGTGCGCAGGTCCGCAGCGGTCTGTACTTCGTGATGGGCCGCATTGGAGGACAGCAGGTTCAGACGCGAGTGACCTTCGTCCACTGATTCACGGACGATTCAACATGGGTTTGGTGGCGGCTCCGCGGGCCGCGCCAGCCCAGCCGGGAGCAGGAGGTGGCGATGGCCGCCCGGCTCCTCCCTACGCGACCGCCCCGCATGACTCTGCGGGGCGGTTCGCTATCTCTCAGTGCGAGGCGCTGGTCTGCGAGTACGCCACAGGCAGCACCGCCAGCTTCCCCCACACCGCCTGCAGCTGGCGATCGCGCCCGCAGCCCACACGATAGGCGTGGTAATGGTCCCACGACTTCTTCCAGAAGTCCTGGTGGTAGTCCTCCGCCGGGTAAAACGGGCCGGCCTTCCGGATCTCGGTGACGATGGGTCTCTTCAGCACGCCGGATTTCTCGATCCCGGCCTTGGAGGCGAGCGCCGCCTGGTGCTGCGCCTCGTCGCGGTAGAACACGACCGAGGTGTACTCGTCGCCGCGATCGCAGAACTGGCCATCGCTCTGCGTGGGATCGATGCCGTGCCAGTAGATGTCAAGCAGCTGCTCGTACGTGATCTTGCTCGGATCGAACTTCACCTCGACCGACTCCTTGTGCCCGGTCATTCCCGATCCCACCTCTTCGTAGGTGGGATTCGAGGTGTGGCCGCCCGAGTAGCCCGAGACCACCGAGAGCACTCCGGGGCGCGACTCAAATTGCACCTCCATGCTCCAGAAGCAGCCGCCGGCGAAGATCGCGGTCTCCGGCTTGACGCTCGCCGGGGCTGCGGAAGCAGGCTGCGCTGCGGTCGCCTTCTCGACCCGAGTGGTCGGGTTGGTGTCGGCGAGCGCCACCGCAGAGAACACACCGAGCACCGCCACGATCACGAGCGGGCTGGCGAAAACACGAGTCAACCTCATGACACTCCTCCGTGTCGGGATGGCGCCGCGGCCGGCGCTTGGGGTTCGATTCTGATACGCGGCGACGTCCGATTCGTGACCGGCCGGCCAGCTCGCCCCCGCGAAGTTCGCGAACGGCCCGCCAGCTCGCGCGGTGGCGCGATCTCGCGCCACTCGCCGGGGGCGAGCCGCGCGAGGTCGAATGGACCGATCCGCACGCGCACCAGGCGCAGCGTGGGAAGTTCCACCGCTGCGGTCATGCGGCGGACCTGACGATTGCGGCCCTCGGTGATGGTGAGCTCGAGCCAGTGGGTGGGAATCGCAGAGCGCTCGCGAATCGGGGGCGTGCGCGGCCACAGCCTGGGCGCAGCGATGGCGCGGACGCGCGCCGGCCGCGTGCGCCCATCGTTGAGCGCCACGCCGCGTCGTAGCGCGTCGAGCGCTTCGCGACTGGGCACGCCCTCGATCTGCACCCAGTAGGTCTTGGGCAGCTTGTGGCGCGGATCGGTGATGCGGTGTTGCAGCGCACCGTCGTCGGTGAGCACCAGCAGGCCTTCGCTGTCGGCGTCGAGCCGGCCGGCGGGATAGAGCCCGGGCGGCACGTCGAGCTCGGCGAGCGTCGCGCGACCCTCATGATCCCTGAACTGACAGAGCATGCCGTAGGGTTTGTTGAGCAGGACGAGGCGGGGCATGGCCACAGTCTACCCCCGCGCCACGCGCTTCGCCCGCGCGCTGCCGCGCGCTAGGATCGCGATGTGACGCTCAAGTTCTTCGGCCGCCGGCTCGGCGCCGCGCACCTCGCGGCGTTCGCCACGTTCATTCTGGCGCTGGCGCTGCGGGCTCACTGGTTTCACGTCACCGAACGATCCCCGGATGAGGATCTCTACACGAAGTTCGGCGCGGGGATCGCGCGGGAAGGGCCGGCCTGGCAGGCCCGGCTGACGCGCCAGTTCAACGCCGGTGAAGACGTGGACTATCCGTGGCCCAATCGCTTTGGTTTCATGGCGCTGGTGGCGGTGGCCATGCGCGTCACCGGACACCGCACCGTCGAAACCGGTGAGCTGCTCTCGACCGCATCGAGCCTCGGCGCGATCGGGCTCATCGGCGCCATCGGATTCCTGGCGCTCGATCCGTGGGCGGGCGTGATCGCGATGCTGTTCCTCGCGGCTTCGCCGCTCGACCTCGGGCTCGCCCGCCGGGCCTGGCAGGACGACGTCATGAGCCTGCTGTCGGTGGGGATGGTGGCGTGCTTCCTGGTGGCGGCGAACGGCGACCGCCGCACGCGGCTCGCCTCGCTCGGCTTCATGGCGATCGCCTGCTTCGCGCTCACGGTGAAGGAGAGCTCGATCATTCCGGTCGGGCTCGGCGTCGCCGGGCTCGCCTTCATCGAGTGGCGGCGCACGGGAGGATGGCGGGCGCCAGTCGGAGTGCTCGCGCTCGGCGCCACCGCGGGCCTGCTCGCCGCGGCGGTGATCGTGGCGGCGAACGGCGGCTGGAAGGCGCTGCAC encodes the following:
- a CDS encoding FlgD immunoglobulin-like domain containing protein, with amino-acid sequence MTLAAGRASADCSITGATQICGSPVTLCGPIDAWDFRWTFPDGSTASDPCITASTAGVYSLSVFDGTNWSAPCTTTITSTPPPAAPAIAGPSNGCTDNTVSLCGPDGFGYQWTGPFGFFATSSCVNVSNAGSYQLKIRTLPDGCWSTPTTQVVTFADCSQVQNCPRPAWWWSAECPSRDRRGNRIDANVLLPVADCVSSHAPMLNSTDAGFCSVMQGWRRSLRTRAIRQTAAVWANVCAGQAALVARNGQPIALDPSTHVSLPSYTGTVASFLDFASSELTRLNSTNDRIRTVRDSYRSLIRTAWNINHGLGIGPTCYTNPPASNASTSPAAVDDMDALLASGADPEPLSTEIMDDLDGPLTLGTFEPNPFSSSTRLAFAISTASPADVTIGVYDISGRLVRQLTSGTRAPGQYEITWDGRKDDGAQVRSGLYFVMGRIGGQQVQTRVTFVH
- the msrA gene encoding peptide-methionine (S)-S-oxide reductase MsrA; amino-acid sequence: MRLTRVFASPLVIVAVLGVFSAVALADTNPTTRVEKATAAQPASAAPASVKPETAIFAGGCFWSMEVQFESRPGVLSVVSGYSGGHTSNPTYEEVGSGMTGHKESVEVKFDPSKITYEQLLDIYWHGIDPTQSDGQFCDRGDEYTSVVFYRDEAQHQAALASKAGIEKSGVLKRPIVTEIRKAGPFYPAEDYHQDFWKKSWDHYHAYRVGCGRDRQLQAVWGKLAVLPVAYSQTSASH
- a CDS encoding OPT family oligopeptide transporter codes for the protein MHDAAAADLAPAERPAGARELTVRSLITAMVVAAVIGGSYPYVVLKLGFGPNISVVSAFFGYLALGIAFRNFNRWENNIVQTAGTSAGQTAFLCVLMAAFDMLRMDPGAHFTFVLTPTMAFLWLTTAGILGVLLSVPMRQHFVVDEKLTFADGVAAGETLIVLDSRGDESKSAARSMALGGVLSAVLFAIREDARLIGKAWYRIPELLPLSANGAKMNVGISWSLLSLGSGMLVGFRVTVSMLIGCIVAWVLMPPWLLASGWVPHMLRREMLLWIMWPATGVLVAGGLTALVLRWKVLVKTFRNLTMASMDSGDFPIRWVIWGSLISAAALVAVQVSLGMSPWLTIAAIILSLPLMLVGIRVLGETNWGPISTLSNMMQGIFGVLAPGQLLPNIVSSGVTGSVASASEGLMQDYKTGYMIGSTPKYLTYAQLLAVPVGAAAVSFVYPLLRDSYGIGGDNGLQSPISQRFVGFGIILSKGLSALPHGAVAALLVGAAIGVALTLLESTFLRKWVPSPAGLGIGMLVPGSAVCTMFLGGLLQEVWRIGSRRSQERYVVPLSSGFIAGEALIATLIPILVALKILHLQD
- a CDS encoding pseudouridine synthase, yielding MPRLVLLNKPYGMLCQFRDHEGRATLAELDVPPGLYPAGRLDADSEGLLVLTDDGALQHRITDPRHKLPKTYWVQIEGVPSREALDALRRGVALNDGRTRPARVRAIAAPRLWPRTPPIRERSAIPTHWLELTITEGRNRQVRRMTAAVELPTLRLVRVRIGPFDLARLAPGEWREIAPPRELAGRSRTSRGRAGRPVTNRTSPRIRIEPQAPAAAPSRHGGVS